One Streptomyces umbrinus genomic window, TCTTCGTTCTCCAGGTGTCCGGAGGCGGCGCCGGTCATGGCCGAGCCGAGCTCCTCCGGGGTGATGGTCGCCGGATCGGCGTCCGCGACCAGCTTGCCGTTGTAGATCACCCGGAGGGTGTCGGACAGGCCGATCAACTCGTCCAGGTCGGCGGAGATCAGCAGGACGGCCAGGCCCTCGCGGCGGGCCTCGCGGATGTGGTCCCAGATCGCGGCCTGCGCGCCGACGTCCACACCCCGGGTGGGGTGGGCGGCGATCAGGAAGCGCGGCTTGTGGGTCATCTCGCGGCCGACGATCAGCTTCTGCTGGTTGCCGCCGGACAGCGAGGCGGCGGTGACGTCGATGCCGGGCGTACGGACGTCGTACGCCTCGACGATGCGGCGGGTGTCGTCCTGGGCGCCCTTGATGTCGAGCCAGACGCCCTTCGCGTTGGGCTTCTCGGTGACGTGGCCGAGGATGCGGTTCTCCCAGAGCGGGGCCTCCAGGAGCAGGCCGTGGCGGTGGCGGTCCTCGGGGATGTAGCCGATGCCCTGTTCGCGGCGCCTGCGGGTGGCCCAGGAGGTGATCTCCTCGGCGGCCAGCGTGATGGTGCCGGAGTCGGCCGCCTTGAGGCCGATGAGGGCCTCGATCAGCTCGGTCTGGCCGTTGCCCTCGACACCGGCGAGGCCGAGGATCTCGCCCTCGTGGATGGTGAAGCTGATGTCGTCGAGGAGTGCCTTGCCGCCCGGGGCGACCAGGCGCAGGTCCTCGACGGTGAGCACCGGCCGGTCGGTGACCGTGGACTCGGCGGTCTCCGGGGTGGGCAGTTCGCTGCCGACCATCAGCTCGGCGAGCTGGCGCGAGGTGGTCTCGGACGGGACGGCCGTGCCGACCGTCGTGCCCCGGCGGATCACCGTGATGTCGTCGGCGACCGCCAGGACCTCGCCCAGCTTGTGCGAGATGAAGATGACCGACAGGCCCTCGGACCTGAGCTCGCGCAGGTTGGCGAAGAGCGCGTCGACCTCCTGCGGCACGAGGACCGCGGTGGGCTCGTCGAGGATGAGGATCCGGGCGCCGCGGTAGAGGACCTTGAGGATCTCCACGCGCTGGCGGTCGGCGACACCGAGCTCCTCGACGAGGGCGTCGGGGCGCACGCCGAGGCCGTAGCGCTCGGAGAGCTCCACGATCCGGCGACGGGCCCTGGCGCCGATGCCGTACGACTTCTCGCTGCCCAGGACGACGTTCTCCAGGACGGTGAGGTTGTCGGCGAGCATGAAGTGCTGGTGCACCATGCCGATGCCGCGGGCGATGGCGTCGGCGGGCGACGAGAAGGTGACCTGGTCCCCGTCGACGGCGATGGTCCCCTCGTCCGGCTTCTGCATGCCGTAGAGGATCTTCATCAGCGTCGACTTGCCGGCGCCGTTCTCGCCGACGAGCGCGTGGACCGTGCCCTTGCGGACGCTGAGGTGGATGTCGTGGTTGGCCACGACGCCGGGAAACCGCTTGGTGATCCCGGCGAGTTCGACTGCGGTCACCGATCCGTTGACCGCGCCGGCCGGAGGACTGCTGGACGCGTTGATGGCGCACTCTCCTGAAGGGAAAGGGGGTCGTCTACGCGCGTAGCGCCCCTACGGCAACATGAGGGGCCGACGCGCCGCGAGAACGGGGTACGGGGAGCCAGGCTCCCCGTACCCCGTTGAGCGGACGTAACCCCGCGGTTACGAGCGACTCCGGGGAAGATCGATGCGCGAACTTCCCCGGATCACTGAGCTGCTCCTGAGGTACTGCTGTCAGCTGGACTTGACCTTGATCT contains:
- a CDS encoding ABC transporter ATP-binding protein, coding for MTAVELAGITKRFPGVVANHDIHLSVRKGTVHALVGENGAGKSTLMKILYGMQKPDEGTIAVDGDQVTFSSPADAIARGIGMVHQHFMLADNLTVLENVVLGSEKSYGIGARARRRIVELSERYGLGVRPDALVEELGVADRQRVEILKVLYRGARILILDEPTAVLVPQEVDALFANLRELRSEGLSVIFISHKLGEVLAVADDITVIRRGTTVGTAVPSETTSRQLAELMVGSELPTPETAESTVTDRPVLTVEDLRLVAPGGKALLDDISFTIHEGEILGLAGVEGNGQTELIEALIGLKAADSGTITLAAEEITSWATRRRREQGIGYIPEDRHRHGLLLEAPLWENRILGHVTEKPNAKGVWLDIKGAQDDTRRIVEAYDVRTPGIDVTAASLSGGNQQKLIVGREMTHKPRFLIAAHPTRGVDVGAQAAIWDHIREARREGLAVLLISADLDELIGLSDTLRVIYNGKLVADADPATITPEELGSAMTGAASGHLENEELVEQLEEEQAELEEPAETPADGPADAPEDEAR